In a genomic window of Desulfovibrio litoralis DSM 11393:
- a CDS encoding catalase has translation MSLKKLTTAAGVPVPDNNNSATAGPRGPVLLQDIWLLEKLAHFDREVIPERRMHAKGSGAYGTFTVTHDITQFTSAKLFSAIGKKTDLFIRFSTVAGERGAADAERDIRGFAIKFYTEEGNWDLVGNNTPVFYLRDPLKFPDLNHVVKRDPRTNLRNAEYKWDFFSHLPEALHQLTIDFTDRGLPKSYRHMHGFGSHTFSFISKENKRVWVKFHLKTQQGIQCLTNEEAAHIIAQDRESSQRDLYDAIMHKQFPKWKLFVQIMTEEKAATLPYNPFDLTKVWFHSDAPLQEVGVLELNRNPENYFSEVEQSAFNPANIVPGISFSPDKMLQGRLFSYGDAQRYRLGVNHFQIPVNAPRCPFAPYHRDGLMRVGSNSGDISYEPNSHGVFQEQPEFQEPLLPLHGDAGHWNQREDTDYFSQPAKLFALLDSPHRKRFFANIAADLKGVSEPVVKRQLDLFHQVDPAYRSGVVEAMKR, from the coding sequence ATGTCTCTCAAGAAGCTTACAACGGCAGCAGGCGTACCTGTTCCGGATAATAACAATAGTGCTACAGCCGGACCACGAGGCCCGGTTCTTTTACAAGACATCTGGCTATTAGAAAAACTCGCCCATTTTGACAGAGAGGTCATTCCTGAGCGTCGTATGCACGCAAAAGGTTCCGGTGCGTATGGCACTTTTACGGTAACTCATGACATTACTCAATTTACTTCTGCCAAGTTGTTTTCAGCAATAGGGAAGAAAACCGATTTATTTATTCGCTTTTCCACAGTGGCTGGTGAACGTGGTGCCGCCGATGCGGAGCGTGATATTCGTGGTTTTGCTATTAAATTCTATACAGAGGAAGGTAACTGGGATCTAGTAGGCAATAACACTCCTGTTTTTTACCTGCGTGATCCGCTTAAGTTTCCTGATTTGAATCATGTAGTCAAACGTGATCCACGCACAAATCTACGCAACGCAGAATATAAATGGGACTTTTTCTCTCACTTGCCGGAAGCTTTGCATCAACTCACCATTGATTTTACAGACCGTGGTTTGCCAAAATCATATCGCCATATGCACGGCTTTGGCAGTCATACTTTTAGTTTTATTTCTAAAGAAAATAAGCGAGTTTGGGTAAAGTTTCATCTTAAAACCCAACAAGGCATTCAGTGCTTAACTAATGAAGAAGCCGCACATATTATCGCACAAGATAGGGAAAGCTCTCAACGAGACCTTTATGATGCCATAATGCATAAACAGTTCCCAAAATGGAAGTTGTTCGTACAAATTATGACAGAAGAAAAGGCCGCAACATTACCATATAATCCTTTTGACTTGACCAAAGTGTGGTTTCATAGTGATGCTCCCTTGCAGGAAGTCGGAGTGTTAGAGCTAAATCGCAATCCGGAAAATTACTTTTCAGAAGTGGAACAGTCCGCATTTAATCCGGCAAACATTGTTCCGGGTATTAGTTTTTCTCCTGATAAAATGCTTCAAGGGCGTTTGTTTTCTTATGGTGATGCCCAACGTTACCGTCTTGGAGTAAATCACTTCCAAATCCCTGTAAATGCACCACGTTGTCCTTTTGCTCCGTATCATCGTGATGGTCTTATGCGGGTGGGTAGCAATAGTGGCGATATAAGCTATGAGCCAAACAGTCATGGTGTTTTCCAAGAGCAGCCAGAGTTTCAGGAACCACTACTCCCACTACATGGCGATGCAGGACATTGGAACCAACGTGAAGACACCGATTACTTTAGCCAACCGGCAAAATTATTTGCTCTTTTGGACTCACCGCATCGTAAAAGGTTTTTTGCCAACATTGCTGCGGACTTGAAAGGAGTGTCTGAGCCTGTAGTAAAACGCCAACTTGATCTCTTTCATCAGGTAGACCCAGCTTATCGAAGCGGAGTTGTTGAGGCAATGAAACGCTAA
- a CDS encoding ankyrin repeat domain-containing protein: MRLSGIIFLLFVLSFNFMLEGMNTKVIANEKSSETFLKPKLAGKIKPTQQFVEETVTKENLSSMRAKAQSGDLATMTNLGIALMWTENKDEGRQLLQQAADKNYAPAQFYYSMLLQDEGNKLALSYLDKAITAEFVPALEWKAQELLQAYSSDIGSKEQIVRYLTKAASLGSRLAAYRLGNLYSEGKQIGHNGVAGYYWLYLALNGYTDDNTKKQNPRGIYGYSRTEGIDSSIFENLAFLDLALTGLEGKEALKLLSQWTKTPPPNFPVELPQKDNYSRTEDTYVPEIITPQKIKDLNTKAESGDNNARFTLAKYYLDGRGVKEDDAKAIKLLEIAQKDGHEQSAFLLARIYEREDDREKKEKAREIYTTLADKGNPNAQIALIEFLDDDYNDNLDKTAEEANKKLAFELLTKAASQNNIWAMIKLGNHYERQKNYKKASELYERIAILGEPSGIEKLVGLAESERNRGNLYMWASIYTDTIPQANRIFPRQVIAMATYNVDKQILQSWKEKTEQWLRNNPEFLNNIQARKAEQEKAKNKNNTSQNDQTNPNIDTRNKQQIASLINAVSKNDLKTVNALIAEKVDLNVADNRANFLLHYAATLADTKILKALLDAKAIIDVQNSSGKTPLFLAVSEQNIEAVKMLLSAGADPEIGRFQSQPLLEAINQKNIELVKLLLPKIKDINVKSSKGENFLDAAIYHNDADELVELLLKAGANPSYINSYGETLLHQAVEKNNTKIVQLLLKHNIEINHQANDGDTALHEAVKDNNEELIKMLLKANADPYIKNKEGYTPWSLGMTSNKIGTVKLFLALKHDINAPINEDNYTILYHTVSSPYQKPEITALLLKAGANPNIKDKRGYTPLIAVSDTATDLPILKLLLEAGADPNATNEYGTALHRAARNKNIEAVKILLKAKADPNIKDSDGNTPLDETSDPEIEKLLTEAGGKSEKKEETPLFDELNRPVNKAAEKAVKERSQGKNNKPNNMILLNTMEESKEINATIEAENAGKKSPYLARAVMLNIEPKELKARIQSGIDVNGVDPEFSTPMFQAIQQKRSVEIIKCLLDNGADPNLETPLMHAAESCYVDAIPPLLKAGANPNIKNEDGNTPLIEATERGCDKIVELLLQAKADPNMIDKNGNAPLHVAIKQEKLKVIPLLLKAKANPNIQNKFGNTPLHNAAGDYYKEGLELLLKAKADPNIKNNSGDTALITLAKEGNEEGVDILLKAKANPNIQNREGNTALHIATQKDDEGIVELLLKAKANPKLKNEQGYIPLDLIVGDREIQQLLLKATK, translated from the coding sequence ATGCGTTTGTCCGGAATAATTTTTTTGCTGTTTGTTTTATCATTCAATTTTATGCTTGAAGGTATGAATACAAAGGTAATCGCTAACGAAAAGTCGAGTGAAACATTTTTAAAACCCAAATTGGCGGGGAAAATAAAACCGACTCAGCAATTCGTCGAAGAGACTGTTACCAAAGAGAACCTTTCATCCATGCGTGCTAAAGCCCAAAGTGGCGACCTTGCTACTATGACAAACCTGGGCATTGCGTTAATGTGGACAGAAAATAAAGATGAAGGCAGGCAATTATTACAACAAGCAGCAGACAAAAATTATGCTCCGGCACAATTTTATTATAGTATGCTATTACAAGATGAAGGTAACAAACTCGCTTTGAGTTATTTAGATAAAGCGATAACAGCCGAATTTGTCCCCGCTTTGGAATGGAAAGCTCAAGAGTTACTGCAAGCTTATTCTAGTGATATTGGCTCCAAAGAACAAATTGTGAGATATTTGACTAAGGCTGCCTCACTTGGCAGTAGACTTGCGGCTTATAGGTTGGGAAATCTTTATTCTGAAGGCAAACAGATCGGGCATAACGGAGTTGCAGGATATTACTGGCTTTATCTTGCTTTAAATGGCTATACTGATGATAATACAAAAAAACAAAATCCCCGAGGCATTTATGGATATTCAAGAACAGAGGGTATAGATTCCAGTATTTTTGAAAACTTAGCTTTTCTTGATCTCGCCTTAACAGGTTTAGAAGGAAAGGAAGCCTTAAAGCTACTTTCTCAATGGACTAAAACACCGCCCCCAAACTTTCCGGTAGAGTTGCCTCAAAAAGATAACTATTCAAGAACTGAAGACACCTATGTTCCGGAAATTATAACACCTCAAAAAATAAAAGACTTAAATACTAAAGCCGAAAGTGGAGACAATAACGCTCGTTTTACTTTAGCAAAATATTACCTAGATGGACGAGGAGTTAAAGAAGATGACGCCAAAGCCATTAAGCTTTTAGAAATAGCACAAAAAGACGGACATGAGCAATCGGCTTTTCTTTTGGCTAGAATATATGAACGTGAAGATGATAGAGAAAAAAAAGAAAAAGCCAGAGAGATTTATACTACTCTAGCCGATAAAGGTAATCCAAATGCACAAATTGCCTTGATAGAGTTTTTAGACGATGACTACAATGATAACCTCGACAAAACAGCCGAAGAAGCTAATAAAAAACTAGCTTTTGAGCTATTAACCAAAGCCGCCTCTCAAAATAATATATGGGCAATGATTAAGCTAGGAAATCATTATGAAAGACAGAAAAATTATAAAAAAGCCTCTGAATTATACGAAAGAATCGCTATTTTGGGTGAACCCTCCGGTATAGAGAAGTTAGTTGGCTTAGCCGAAAGTGAACGCAACAGGGGAAATCTGTATATGTGGGCAAGCATATACACAGATACTATCCCTCAGGCAAATAGAATATTCCCTCGTCAAGTGATAGCCATGGCTACTTATAATGTTGACAAACAAATACTGCAAAGCTGGAAAGAAAAAACAGAGCAATGGCTACGTAACAACCCTGAATTTTTAAACAATATACAAGCAAGAAAAGCCGAACAAGAAAAAGCAAAAAACAAAAATAATACAAGTCAAAACGACCAAACTAATCCAAATATAGATACAAGAAATAAACAACAAATTGCGTCATTAATTAATGCAGTATCAAAAAACGATTTAAAAACCGTCAACGCTTTAATAGCTGAAAAGGTTGATTTAAACGTTGCGGATAATAGAGCTAATTTTCTCTTACATTATGCGGCTACTTTGGCTGATACTAAAATTTTAAAAGCGTTGTTAGACGCTAAAGCTATTATAGATGTTCAAAACTCTTCGGGAAAAACTCCTTTATTTTTGGCTGTATCAGAACAAAATATAGAAGCCGTTAAAATGCTACTCTCAGCCGGTGCAGACCCGGAAATAGGCCGCTTTCAAAGCCAACCGTTATTGGAAGCAATAAACCAAAAAAATATAGAATTAGTAAAACTTTTATTGCCCAAGATTAAAGATATAAATGTAAAAAGCAGTAAAGGCGAAAATTTTTTAGATGCCGCTATATATCATAACGATGCGGACGAACTAGTAGAGCTACTACTAAAAGCCGGAGCTAACCCTAGTTATATTAATAGCTATGGCGAAACTCTATTGCATCAAGCAGTGGAAAAGAATAATACCAAAATTGTGCAATTACTCTTAAAACACAATATTGAAATTAATCACCAAGCCAATGATGGAGATACCGCTCTTCATGAAGCAGTAAAAGATAACAATGAAGAGTTGATCAAAATGCTCTTAAAAGCAAACGCCGACCCTTATATAAAAAATAAAGAAGGATATACCCCTTGGTCTCTCGGAATGACTAGCAACAAAATCGGTACAGTTAAGTTGTTTCTAGCTCTTAAGCATGATATAAATGCCCCTATTAATGAAGATAACTACACTATTTTATATCATACTGTTTCTTCTCCCTATCAAAAACCAGAGATTACAGCGTTATTATTAAAAGCTGGTGCAAACCCCAATATAAAGGATAAAAGAGGCTATACCCCCCTTATAGCAGTAAGCGATACTGCAACAGACCTTCCCATACTCAAGCTTTTATTGGAGGCAGGGGCAGACCCTAATGCCACAAACGAATATGGGACTGCTCTCCATAGAGCAGCCCGCAATAAAAATATAGAAGCAGTAAAAATATTATTAAAAGCTAAAGCAGACCCAAATATAAAAGACAGCGATGGAAACACCCCTCTTGACGAAACCTCTGATCCGGAAATAGAAAAATTACTGACTGAGGCTGGTGGAAAGTCAGAAAAAAAAGAGGAAACTCCTTTATTTGATGAACTGAACAGGCCTGTAAACAAGGCGGCTGAAAAGGCTGTAAAAGAACGCTCCCAAGGGAAAAATAATAAACCTAATAATATGATCTTGCTGAATACCATGGAAGAATCCAAGGAGATTAACGCAACAATAGAAGCAGAAAACGCCGGTAAAAAAAGTCCATATCTTGCGAGAGCTGTAATGCTGAATATAGAGCCAAAAGAGTTAAAAGCCAGAATACAGTCAGGGATAGATGTAAACGGAGTTGACCCAGAGTTTTCTACTCCGATGTTTCAAGCGATTCAACAAAAGCGTAGCGTAGAGATTATTAAATGCTTATTGGACAATGGAGCCGACCCTAATTTAGAAACTCCACTCATGCACGCCGCAGAATCGTGTTACGTTGATGCTATTCCGCCTTTACTTAAAGCCGGAGCAAACCCTAATATTAAAAATGAAGACGGAAATACGCCTCTGATTGAAGCAACAGAAAGAGGTTGCGACAAGATTGTTGAACTCTTGTTACAAGCAAAGGCTGATCCTAATATGATAGATAAAAACGGTAACGCTCCATTGCATGTGGCAATAAAACAGGAAAAGCTAAAGGTAATTCCCTTGTTGTTAAAAGCTAAAGCGAACCCTAATATACAAAATAAATTTGGAAACACTCCACTACACAATGCGGCTGGAGATTACTATAAAGAAGGGCTTGAACTTTTATTAAAAGCTAAAGCAGACCCTAATATAAAAAATAACAGCGGTGATACAGCTCTAATTACCCTAGCAAAAGAAGGCAACGAAGAGGGTGTTGACATTTTGTTAAAAGCAAAAGCTAACCCTAATATACAAAATAGAGAAGGCAACACCGCCCTACATATTGCAACCCAAAAAGATGATGAAGGTATTGTTGAGCTTTTATTAAAGGCAAAGGCCAATCCTAAATTAAAAAACGAACAAGGCTATATTCCCTTAGATCTTATCGTAGGAGATAGAGAGATTCAGCAGCTTTTATTAAAAGCTACAAAATAA